Genomic DNA from Pseudomonadota bacterium:
TGGAGGCGGGCAAAGCCGTCTACGCGGATGGAGCCGTCGGGATGTCACTGCCCTACGGGTTTGCTCTCGCCTTTCACGTGGGCTGCCAGACCGTCGATGCGGTGGACCTCGCTGATCTCGAAGTCGACGTCGAGATTGCGGGTGGGATCTGAGACCTCCGCCTCAGGCTATACCGGGATGATCAAGCTGAAACGGGCCTATGACGAACCCGCCAAGGATGACGGCGAGCGCATCCTTGTCGAGCGGCTTTGGCCGCGCGGCCTGCCCAAGCTACGGGCCAGGATAGATCTGTGGCTGAAGGATGTGGCGCCGAGCACGGAACTGAGGCGGTGGTTCGGACATGATCCGGATAAGTGGGATGAATTCCGCCGACGTTACCAAAGGGAGCTCAAGGACAACAACGATCTGATCAAGCTGCTCAAGCGCAAAGCCACAGCAGGTAAGATCACCCTGATTTACGCGACGCGAGACGAGGAGCACAATAGCGCCCTTGTCTTGAAGCGGTTCCTTCAAAAAGGCTGACCCGCGGCTTGATCTGACCGTCTGCACGTTGCGTCGCCGGCCGGACAACGAAGTAGATCGTGGGGACGGCGAGAGCTAGCCCATCTTTCTCAACCCACCTTAGGAAATGCCGAGTTTTCGAGGTTTACCCTTCGGGAAGGCGCATAAACACTCGGGGTCGAGTTTCGAACTGGCTGTAGTGTAGACCAAGTGTCTTGTCAG
This window encodes:
- a CDS encoding DUF488 family protein, which encodes MIKLKRAYDEPAKDDGERILVERLWPRGLPKLRARIDLWLKDVAPSTELRRWFGHDPDKWDEFRRRYQRELKDNNDLIKLLKRKATAGKITLIYATRDEEHNSALVLKRFLQKG